TTGATGTTAATAACCAATGGTAAACAATACAATGCAACTCACTTCTTTGAATAATAACATTGCCTCTTCCCCACCCTCTCCCCCACATCCACTTTCTCCCAGGAGTGTAGATAGGTATTAGTGAACAGTCATAAAAACCTGGAACTGTTAGAGGTTGattcgatttttctttttaaataaatgagtATTTTTGGCTGAATAACTTCCAATTATGCTAAGAAATGGTGGGCGAGTATGACAAGAAGCAAACTTGATAAAGGTCCTAAAACCGATGAAGGGACTACAGTACCTCTTCAAAGTGAGGGGTATAcaagaaacagaaaaaccaCGAAACCTCAACAGCCTCAGTGAGAGTAATAAAGGGTCATAAAGATCTATTCTAAATTGAACcacaaagtaaaataattttatactACAGAAAATGAAGGTTACTTTGCAACAAATGCTGATACAAAGATTGGAgaacaacaaaagacaaacatCACTAAGAAACCAAAGAGGATATTGAAAgatattaaaacaaagaaagggtaactaagcaaacaaacagaactaTTCTGTGATTATTGTTTATTGAAgtacaggcggcccaagctccagctgtgagatgatcatcttgtgcaataacagtcatggtggaattataagagtttgtatgggaatatttacgaccactctaaggaataaaaaaatacgtcaaattctcaaaaaaaatacctcaccttacttccacagcgtatttcttgttatctgaccgcttactttgatgaaaagaacgcattttagcgagttgtctCAGTTaagaggtttctaacagcccgtGTCCATATCAACCTTGACACAGGACCGTTGAAAACTAGCCAGGTAACCTGGCCTCCTTTtaaaactgagcctcgccggggatCCCACCGTAACTAGGCACCCGTAGTGCTAAGACAATTTCTTCATGCTAAGTGACGGTGGGATTCCCGGCGAGGCTTAGTTTAAAGAGGAGGCAAGGTTACctagctggttttcaacggtcgtgtgtcaaggttgatgaggacgcgggctgttagaaacctctaaactggaaatttttgaagcaaactgcttagggttagggttgcacggggaagattgagtttgtagtgaattgaaatgaaactacagtatacgtgcttggattctgcgttggatttgtggccgcccggtcattttgcgcTGGAATTTTTCGCTCCTCagatcgggcgttcggaaatggagtgaTCAGACTTGggcaagatgatcatctcacagctggagcttaggCCGCCTGTCATTGAAACTTCGTTTCTTTTACtttctctcagttttttttctttattttaatttcatggattttaaaagtttgcaaTGAAAACGAAAGCGCCAGTGGAAATTGATACAGcttgttatttttcttaatgGAGTATGTTTCGTGTTACATCTCAGCAAGTCACTCTTGGAAATTTCGCTATCGTGAGATCTATTAAGAACTTCCTTTGAGTTCCTCGCATCCATGGAACACGTCTGGACTTTCTTTCGGTTCTTGATCGATTGGAACCTCAAAGTATTTCTCGCCAAAATTTTCTATTAAATATTCCTCCCAGTCATTTTGCACAGGAAAGGTGAAACCTTCGAAACTTATTCGTCTACGCGGGACGGCAGATCTGTTCATGTGAGGCGACACGAACATGTCAATCATGAGCCCATCATGCCAAGTACATCCGTAGGACATACAGAATTTATAGCAACTATATCTATCTCGTAATCTTGGGTTCCAAGTTGCTTCGTAGATTCCAACTATTTCATGCTTGTAGTAACCGCTTGGGTCATCCGGATTCAACGCTGGATCACTTATAGAGTTCTGAAAGAAAATATCTGGCGGTAAATCCTTTGCTGCGacttggaaaaatttcacaTATTCTTCCAAAGGCATTTCAATATCTATGTCGTAGTCCCACGGAATAAATCCATGATGTCTTGCAGCACCAAGTAAAGTCCCGCCAAATATCCAGTAGTCAATGTTGTGTTTCTGCGCTATGAGGTCAAAAATACGTAGCATTCTGGTCATGACGAGTTGTGCCTGTCGGTTGCGGAATTTTGCGTGGTTTCGAATATCAGGACATTGAATTGTACCGTTGATCAAGTTACATTTTCCTCCCAATTCTGTGTACAACTCGGGGCACATTTCTCCCCAATCGAGTGTCACAAGACAGTGTTTTCCAAATCGATTACCATAGCACGGATACACAATGTCTTCGCGATCGACAATCACAACACACTTATTTGTGGGGGAAAGTGTGAGCTTGGAATCAGTCTGTATTAAGGACATCATCAGAAGACACATCGTAGCTACCAGAAAAATGAACACAAATAGAATCTTTCTGTGTCTCATTGCGAAAGTATGATGAGTTATgaagtaaaataatgaaatgttcCTCATATTCTACTTTCGCTCTGCTTACTTTGgtgaccgttttttttttaaatctaaaatgaCATGTACACCTTATTCCAAAATGGCCGCCAACCGGTAAAAGCTGGGGCGAGTGACACGAAAACGAGGTCACAAGGGCCAAACCTAAGAGATTTTACAGTTTCTACTGAGAAGTTCTCAACAAACGTATCATTTAATAACGTACCCTTCCGGTCAGGAAGAGAAAATATGGCAAATGCTTTATATGGACCCCGTTTACTAACCGAAGAAGATATTCTGGGAAGATCGCTTGCTGGAAGAAAGCCCTCAACACTGAAGAACTCTTAATTGCAGTTTTGGTTgcgtaagtactaaaacatggaacgacctaaaaccacctgaaaccacctaaaaccacctacaaccacctacaaccatctacaaccacctcaaaaatttcagcaaccatctcaaaaacatctacagccacttgCAAACTatcgtctaactgtcgtaaacttcttcagggagctttacaagttaacactaaacgcctatatttataagccattgttTACCGGGCAATTGCggggggccaatgaccataagggCTTGGCTGGACCTACGACCAGGAATAggcaaagttgtgaaaatttgaaaatctatgttgaaaattttttaggcaAGATGAGAGATATTTTTTGGGTGCCGCGGTTTTAGctgaaatttttcatatttgaaaaattgaagaagttttttttacagatgatgcctGGAAAGCAGTTGGCAAATGAGGTTAGGATGGTTCGTGTACTTTAAAGAAAACGTGGTTTACGTTctactcattctttcttaaatttaagtggtgTAAATACCTCGTCTAAAACACTAGTGTGATACAATAGCACACGAGATGTACTCGTTCCAATACAGtgtcatgtgatgaacagccttcattaattttagaacaagtttcataaaatcattttactctttcttaTATAGCCGAAAACTGTTCGAAGACTGGTTGTGCCATCACTGCAAACAGTCAGGGTACTTCAACATGATTCAGTGCGAGAGCTTCTGCCACTGATTTGACTGgtaagacttttttttttttggttgttttgtttttttcctttttcaggtctagtggagttgttagaaattaccaagcaaaattaatccgcgactttcttcctttaggTGTTGTTCAAAAACAGATGAagcccgatgaatggatttgtccttcatgtgaacaattacctagaaaatcagttttccacgaaaaaaaaacccctcGATTGCGGCTAAGCCATATTTCTCTAGGAGAGCatattgtaaattaaaaacatcggtcgcagcgtcacgcaacattgcgtgattttctaaacgtgacatgcagttgctgcattgttttaaaacttagaaactacATGGCCCTGTATTAATAGAAGAGGGCTTCATTTTCAAGCATTTGTAGACTTTAACATAAGAAGAACataataaatcgctctttcactttttatctcagtgtataaattatttGGCCAGaacgaaaacaaattaatatacACATtggttggagccattcctgtcagcGCTGGAATACAGGAATGGCTTCAGTCTTTGGTCAtccgcctaaactgactaaatgagttttgtcgGCGGAGCTTGgcagcggatgactttttcatcgccggcATATcactgaacgacctcgctgtGCAAGATAGACTCTGCCCTCTCTTCGTTATGTAActagccatttcttgtttgacacatcggcgTTTCCACAtggatatttcattgttccgacacgcggttaacaatactcacgagcaaggagttaaaatataacttattaactttcattatttttatcatccaattacaggtcggagccattcctgtatttagtcacTAGTCAGTTTTCGACCCGCCGCCATTTTCGATGCAGTTGACGGAAAAGAAACTGGGCAAGAGTTGAACCTTTAACAACATGCGGTCAGCAGTTTtacagaaaagaaacaatatgATTATGGCCGACGTTAGTTAAAATCTTGCATTACAAGGCTTTTTCCGCAATGATT
This is a stretch of genomic DNA from Pocillopora verrucosa isolate sample1 chromosome 12, ASM3666991v2, whole genome shotgun sequence. It encodes these proteins:
- the LOC131791547 gene encoding uncharacterized protein — translated: MRNISLFYFITHHTFAMRHRKILFVFIFLVATMCLLMMSLIQTDSKLTLSPTNKCVVIVDREDIVYPCYGNRFGKHCLVTLDWGEMCPELYTELGGKCNLINGTIQCPDIRNHAKFRNRQAQLVMTRMLRIFDLIAQKHNIDYWIFGGTLLGAARHHGFIPWDYDIDIEMPLEEYVKFFQVAAKDLPPDIFFQNSISDPALNPDDPSGYYKHEIVGIYEATWNPRLRDRYSCYKFCMSYGCTWHDGLMIDMFVSPHMNRSAVPRRRISFEGFTFPVQNDWEEYLIENFGEKYFEVPIDQEPKESPDVFHGCEELKGSS